A segment of the Prochlorococcus marinus str. MIT 9215 genome:
TCAGGTGCAACAACAAGTGGCAGCAAAACGAAATGAAATTGAAGAACAAAAAAGAAATCTACTTCAACAACAGAGTCAAGTTCGCGAATTAAAAATGGACGAAATTGTTGACCAAGGGCAAGTGGATAGTTTCTGTGATGTCGCTGTGGGCGACAATCTCATTGAAAAAATGCAAGTCTCAATTACTGTTAAAGATGGAGTTATTCAATCTATAGATAATAATTAAATAAAAAGATTTAGTATTTTTGATAAAAATAAGTAAATCTTAATTGCGAAAAGTTTTAAATTCTAATCGATCTAAATTATTACTTTCTTAAGTTTTAAGAGTTCCCACTGTGAACATGAGTTCGTATAATTAGAACAAGAGTTAAAAGGGTTCTTAATCATAAAAACTTTTGAAAGTTTGGTAAAAATCCCTTAAAACTTATGCAATAACAATTTTCTTATGTCTCACGAAATATTCATGCCTGCCTTGAGTTCTACTATGACGGAGGGCAAGATTGTGGAATGGTTAAAAAATCCGGGAGATAAGGTTGAAAGAGGCGAATCTGTCTTGGTTGTTGAATCTGACAAGGCAGATATGGATGTTGAATCTTTTCAAGATGGATATCTTGCAGCAGTTTTAATGCCTGCTGGCAGCACTGCTCCTGTTGGAGAAACTATTGGTCTCATTGTTGAAAACAAGGATGAGATAGCTTCAGTTCAAGAACAAAATAAAGGAAATCAACCCGAAGTCTCTACTTCAGACCAAGTTGAATTGGTAAGCAATAAAACTGAAGAAAAACCAGTAGTCCAGACTGAAAATATTAATAAAGAAGTGGAAGAAGTCGCCTTAAAGAGTGAAAAGCTTGTTCCATCTTTTAACTCCGACCAAATTAATGCCGCTACAAGTAATGCTTCTTCGAGGATAATTGCATCTCCAAGAGCTAAAAAACTAGCCTCTCAAATGGGTGTTGATTTAGCAAAGGTTCATGGATCTGGCCCCCATGGAAGGATTCAAGCCGATGATATTTTAAAAGCTAATGGCCAACCTGTCTCTATACCATGGATAGGGGAAGGTGGTTCTCCTGCAAGTATTCCTGGTGCAAATTTGGGAGTTGAAAGTAAACCAGAAACGTCAGGAAATAGTTTTGGTAATCCTGGAGAAACAGTTAAATTTAATACTCTTCAAAAAGCGGTAAATAAAAATATGGAATCTAGTTTAGATGTTCCATGTTTTAGGGTTGGATACTCTATCAATACAGATAAATTAGATAATTTCTACAAAAAGGTAAAACAGAATGGAGTGACTATGACTGCTTTACTTGTAAAGGCAGTTGCAAAGACACTAAAGAAACATCCTCAAGTTAATTCAAGCTTTTCAGAAAATGGAATTTCTTATCCAGAAAATATAAATATTGCGGTTGCTGTTGCGATGGAAGATGGGGGACTAATAACTCCAGTATTAAAAGAACCATGCAATACTGATTTATTCGAATTATCTAGGGAATGGAAAGATCTCGTAAAAAGATCGAGATCAAAACAATTAGAACCAGATGAATACTCAACGGGAACATTTACCTTATCTAACCTTGGTATGTTTGGTGTTGATAGATTTGATGCAATACTACCCCCAGGGACAGGTGCGATCTTAGCGATAGCATCATCGAAACCAACTGTTGTAGGAAATATTGATGGTTCAATATCTGTTAAAAAAATAATGCAAGTAAATCTTACAGCTGATCACAGAGTGATTTATGGAGCTGATGGTGCTTCATTCTTGAAAGACTTGGCTTACCTAATTGAAAATGAGCCAGAGACACTTGTATCTTAAATTTAATTGATTTCACAAATTAATAATAAAGGAAGAGATAATAAGCTTGAAGCCTATGATTACTTTCTAGATCCTTCATTAATTGCTAGTAAACCTTGTGCAATAAGGCATGAATCGAGATTGATGATAGTTAGAAATAGTGTTTTAGAAGAGAATTGCTTAACTAATAAATTTACCAAGAATCTTTTAGATGAATTTAGAAAAGGCGATCTTTTGGTTGTAAATAACACTAAAGTAATGAAGGCAAGGTTAAAGGTTCAATTAGAAAATAGGACGTTAGTCGAATTATTAGTCTTAGAAAGATCCCATGAATGTGTTTGGTTATGTTTGGCAAAGCCAGCGAAAAAGTTAAAAATAAATAGAAAAATAATATTAAAATCTCCTTATGCACAAGATATTAATTTGATGGTTGATGGGGTTGATGAAGAAACTGGAGGAAGATTTATTAAATTTCCTGAAAATATAACTGATCTGAATTCAATGAATGACCTTCTTAATAAATACGGGGAAATCCCTCTTCCACCTTATATAAAAAATTCTGAAGAAGAATCTTTTCATGAGAAAAGTTATCAAACTGAGTATGCAACTAATCCGGGGGCAGTTGCTGCACCAACAGCTGGTTTACACTTAAGCAAAAGTCTTATTTCCAATCTAAAAAAAAAAGGAGTTATAATCTTACCGATAACTTTGCATGTGGGTTATGGAACATTCAAACCAATTGATCAAGAAGATTTAAGTAACTTAAAACTTCATAAAGAATGGGTAAGTGTTAATGAGGAAGTAGTGGAGGAAATAAAAAGAATAAAGAAAACAGATAGAAAAATAATTGCTATTGGTACAACTAGCGTAAGAGCTCTTGAAAGTTGTTATTCTCATGAAATTAATGACTATGTTCCCATTGCGAAGTACGTGGATTTAGTAATTAAGCCAGGTTATAAATTTAAGGTAGTTGATGGGTTATTAACTAATTTTCATCTTCCTAAAAGTTCATTATTACTTTTAGTAAGTGCAATGATTGGTAGAGAAAGATTATTAGATTTGTATAAAAAAGCCATAAAAGAAAAATTTAGATTTTTCTCTTATGGAGATGCGATGTATATTTCACCAGATTCATTACTGGAGAAAAAATAGATTTAGGCTTTGACTGGTTCTTGAATGATTCCGCTTGGAACTTCAGTAAACATAATTGATGATAAATATCTCTCTGCTAAATCAGGTAGAACAACTACAATAGTTTTTCCCGCATATTCATCTTGTTCAGCTAATCTAACAGCAGCAGCGGCAGCAGCTCCACAAGATATTCCGACTAATAGACCTTCTTCTTTTGCTAATCTAAGAGCCATCTCGATTGACTCGTCATTTGTTACCTGTTCAACTTTATCGACAATTGATAAGTCAAGGTTCTTGGGAATAAATCCTGCTCCAATTCCTTGAATTTTATGTGGTCCAGATTTAACCTCTTCTCCATTCATCGTTTGTGTAATAACAGGACTATGTGAGGGTTCTACAGCTACAGAAGTAATATTTTTACCCTTTTCTTGCTTAATGTATCTTGAAACTCCTGTAATTGTACCGCCAGTTCCAACCCCTGCGACTAAGACATCAATTTCACCATCGCAATCATCCCAGATTTCTGGTCCAGTAGTTTTGAAATGAATTTCAGGGTTTGCTGGATTATCAAATTGACCTGGCATGAAATATTGAGATGGATTACTTTCTGCAATTTCTTTAGCCTTAGCTATTGCTCCAGGCATACCTTTAGATGCCTCTGTTAAAACAATTTCAGCACCCAAAACTGCCATAACCCTTCTTCTTTCAATTGACATGGATTCTGGCATTGTAAGGATGAGTTTATAACCTCTTGCTGAAGCGGTAAAAGCTAGAGCAATTCCTGTATTTCCAGAAGTTGGCTCTACAATAGTTTTGTCTTTTGTAAGCTTCCCACTTTTCTCTGCATCCCAGATCATGTTCGCGCCAATCCTACATTTGACACTATAGGCGGGGTTTCTACCTTCAATTTTTGCAAGTACTGTAGCTTTCGCGTTTTTAGTAACTGATTTTAATTTTACTAATGGAGTGTTTCCAATAGCAAAACTGTTGTCCTCATAAATTTTTGCCATTTATATATTGAGAAAATATACTCTAATACTAACTATTATTCAGAAAAAGAGTATATAAGTTTCTATACGGTAAATACTAGGAATTTAGAGATTATTTAGTGCTTCAGAAAAGCTTTTCCACAATTGATCTTGGTCTTCTAATCCAACTGATACTCTAATAAGGTGCGATGGTATACCAAAACTTTCAGCCCAATCCAACTCGTCATAATGAGCTAGTAAAACATAAGGACAAACTAGAGTAAATTTTGTACCTAAACTAGGTCCTTTAGATACTTGAAGAGAATCATAAAATTTTTTAGCTTTGTTCAATCCTCCATTTAATTCAAATGATAATAAGCAGCCGTACCCTCCATCTGAAGTAAGTAAAGAATTAAAATTTGGACAATTTTCAGGATGGAAAATGTTTTTAATCTCGCTATGGGTCTCTAATCTTTTTTTTAATTCTAAACATGCTTTATTTTGTTCAAAAACTCTTTGATTTACATCTCTACTAACTTTCTCTAGATAAACTGTATCTCCATCGGAAAGTGTTGGAAGATTAATGTCTTTTAATGCATTTCTAAATTGATCAATCCATTTGCTTTTTGGATTTAGTATTAATGATCCCGCAAGAATATCACCACTACCTGAAAAAATTTTTGTAAGTGAAGTAAAAACTATATCTGCATGTTCTAGGGAATTTACATTTAAATTTGATCCAATCGTATCGTCAACAATTAATGGAATATTTAACTTTTTAGCTATTTTTGAAATTTTTTTAATGTTTACACATTTGAGCATTGGATTACTCGGTAGTTCAATAATTAATGCTGATGGATTTATGCTTTTGATTTCTAATTCAATATCCTCGCAATTTTCTTCTGTAATTAACTTGGCTCCATAAAAGATATTCATTGGTAATTTAAGTACATCTACATATGGGAAACCAATTTGTAGTGTTGGTTTAGCTGGAAATAATTTATATATGATTTCTAATGATGTATGCAATGCAGACATGCCAGATGAAGTTAAGTGAATATAATTAGAGTTAATTTTTGTAGATTTAGAAATTCTATTTTTTATTCTTTGAGAACATTCATTTACGTAAGATTTTGGAGGGCAATCTTCAAGACCTAGTTCTATAGCAGCAGCCCTTGAAGATATGCCAAGACCAGTATGTTGCCAAAAAGATTTTGCATAAATACTGCCTTCTTTTTCAGTTATTAAAAAAGCTAGATTATCTCTTCTTTCAATTAATGAGAATTGTTCAGAAGTATTTCTATCAATGTATTTTTTAGCTTTAAAAGCTATGCTTTCATTCGGATATGGCCAGATACTTTTATTGTTGTAATAATTTTCCTTTTTTACTTTTTCACATAATCTTTTCACTATGGGGTTTAGCCCGAATCTTGGGTAAATGGACTTCAATAAATTCATGCATGCTTGATTTTTTTCCTCG
Coding sequences within it:
- a CDS encoding YlqD family protein — its product is METKNSISIKRSIAIKAVVTPTWKEDAEGELSKAISNIDQQLSQLEQEGQQIVNNIRSQSVNPLDPRVQEQVSQVQQQVAAKRNEIEEQKRNLLQQQSQVRELKMDEIVDQGQVDSFCDVAVGDNLIEKMQVSITVKDGVIQSIDNN
- a CDS encoding dihydrolipoamide acetyltransferase family protein, with product MSHEIFMPALSSTMTEGKIVEWLKNPGDKVERGESVLVVESDKADMDVESFQDGYLAAVLMPAGSTAPVGETIGLIVENKDEIASVQEQNKGNQPEVSTSDQVELVSNKTEEKPVVQTENINKEVEEVALKSEKLVPSFNSDQINAATSNASSRIIASPRAKKLASQMGVDLAKVHGSGPHGRIQADDILKANGQPVSIPWIGEGGSPASIPGANLGVESKPETSGNSFGNPGETVKFNTLQKAVNKNMESSLDVPCFRVGYSINTDKLDNFYKKVKQNGVTMTALLVKAVAKTLKKHPQVNSSFSENGISYPENINIAVAVAMEDGGLITPVLKEPCNTDLFELSREWKDLVKRSRSKQLEPDEYSTGTFTLSNLGMFGVDRFDAILPPGTGAILAIASSKPTVVGNIDGSISVKKIMQVNLTADHRVIYGADGASFLKDLAYLIENEPETLVS
- the queA gene encoding tRNA preQ1(34) S-adenosylmethionine ribosyltransferase-isomerase QueA, whose amino-acid sequence is MISQINNKGRDNKLEAYDYFLDPSLIASKPCAIRHESRLMIVRNSVLEENCLTNKFTKNLLDEFRKGDLLVVNNTKVMKARLKVQLENRTLVELLVLERSHECVWLCLAKPAKKLKINRKIILKSPYAQDINLMVDGVDEETGGRFIKFPENITDLNSMNDLLNKYGEIPLPPYIKNSEEESFHEKSYQTEYATNPGAVAAPTAGLHLSKSLISNLKKKGVIILPITLHVGYGTFKPIDQEDLSNLKLHKEWVSVNEEVVEEIKRIKKTDRKIIAIGTTSVRALESCYSHEINDYVPIAKYVDLVIKPGYKFKVVDGLLTNFHLPKSSLLLLVSAMIGRERLLDLYKKAIKEKFRFFSYGDAMYISPDSLLEKK
- the cysK gene encoding cysteine synthase A produces the protein MAKIYEDNSFAIGNTPLVKLKSVTKNAKATVLAKIEGRNPAYSVKCRIGANMIWDAEKSGKLTKDKTIVEPTSGNTGIALAFTASARGYKLILTMPESMSIERRRVMAVLGAEIVLTEASKGMPGAIAKAKEIAESNPSQYFMPGQFDNPANPEIHFKTTGPEIWDDCDGEIDVLVAGVGTGGTITGVSRYIKQEKGKNITSVAVEPSHSPVITQTMNGEEVKSGPHKIQGIGAGFIPKNLDLSIVDKVEQVTNDESIEMALRLAKEEGLLVGISCGAAAAAAVRLAEQDEYAGKTIVVVLPDLAERYLSSIMFTEVPSGIIQEPVKA
- a CDS encoding PLP-dependent transferase is translated as MRDLLKNPIWKNLELGYSIPDSIHAVSVALPTWNDVINYEEKNQACMNLLKSIYPRFGLNPIVKRLCEKVKKENYYNNKSIWPYPNESIAFKAKKYIDRNTSEQFSLIERRDNLAFLITEKEGSIYAKSFWQHTGLGISSRAAAIELGLEDCPPKSYVNECSQRIKNRISKSTKINSNYIHLTSSGMSALHTSLEIIYKLFPAKPTLQIGFPYVDVLKLPMNIFYGAKLITEENCEDIELEIKSINPSALIIELPSNPMLKCVNIKKISKIAKKLNIPLIVDDTIGSNLNVNSLEHADIVFTSLTKIFSGSGDILAGSLILNPKSKWIDQFRNALKDINLPTLSDGDTVYLEKVSRDVNQRVFEQNKACLELKKRLETHSEIKNIFHPENCPNFNSLLTSDGGYGCLLSFELNGGLNKAKKFYDSLQVSKGPSLGTKFTLVCPYVLLAHYDELDWAESFGIPSHLIRVSVGLEDQDQLWKSFSEALNNL